From the Anomalospiza imberbis isolate Cuckoo-Finch-1a 21T00152 chromosome W unlocalized genomic scaffold, ASM3175350v1 scaffold_31, whole genome shotgun sequence genome, one window contains:
- the LOC137465612 gene encoding uncharacterized protein, which produces MQPKTRSVRKSLMFASRLSPRTETPDPESSSSLAEVENKDTFFALLVKYGARPSPAGEGWAQDNWFSFEHIVDRIYSLQHDARYKLGRNKTILCSVLGACLSAAIETRFKRVSEEKAVIESLQNLVEVLQKELEHERSSLQTLVEVLQKELEYERSLREERDKNLKHVESPKEVEEKEARHIKHIYPQKELVHIQNCGESCCSNLRPLIKTEYNFINEEDFDPHITTKEIPYTATELAKLKKEYSRLPQESETEYVFRVSLTGGDQIKLSEQEASGYWGHGVFLTTGNTRAPWSLTQRTAYWAGGLSPLERRDPLAITGMPDQLLENIHKAACLQMIHERKLISGYESPMQLPVKPEIMTPLIRGLPESLRPTAILLQKTIASITPVDRLDRFLGNPTDQTGSTSPSFTSLATPAQPLSIQSDNSHKVWTWSQVAEELISYSRKYGPVNLPDDKPEKTRGVRHIASPNEKPEKGKQISSRQQLWLLGLKRGVPREVMDGLPYEKLVKIISNWRIPAADPAYARPLED; this is translated from the exons atgcagccTAAGACAA GGTCcgtccgaaaatccctcatgtttgcctcacgactgtctccaaggactgagaccccagaccctgaaagtagctctagcctggctgaggtggaaa ataaagatacattttttgctttgctaGTGAAATATGGTGCTAGACCCtctccagctggagaaggatggGCACAGGATAATTGGTTTAGCTTTGAACACATCGTAGATAGAATATATTCTTTGCAACATGATGCCAGATATAAGCtgggcagaaataaaacaatactTTGCTCAGTTTTGGGTGCTTGCCTATCGGCAGCCATTGAAACCCGTTTTAAACGGGTAAGTGAAGAGAAAGCAGTCATAGAATCCCTGCAAAATTTAGTAGAAgtcttgcagaaagaattagaacatgaaagga gCTCCCTACAAACCCTAgtagaagttttgcagaaagaattagaatatgaaagaagtcttagagaggagagagataaaaacttaaaacatgtagaatcaccaaaagaagtagaagagaaagaagcacGCCACATTAAACACATATACCCCCAGAAAGAATTGGTACACATACAAAATTGTGGAGAATCTTGTTGTTCCAATTTGAGACCtctcattaaaacagaatacaattttataaatgaagagGATTTTGATCCTCACATTACCACCAAAGAAATACCATACACTGCCACTGAATTagccaaattaaagaaagaatattcacGTCTCCCTCAAGAATCAGAGACAGAATATGTGTTTAGAGTCTCACTCACTGGAGGAGACCAAATTAAATTAAGTGAGCAAGAAGCCAGTGGCTACTGGGGACATGGAGTTTTCTTAACAACAGGAAACACTCGAGCTCCATGGTCCCTGACACAGCGCACAGCTTACTGGGCAGGGGGACTTAGCCCCCTTGAAAGAAGGGATCCTCTAGCCATTACCGGCATGCCAGATCAACTTTTAGAAAACATTCACAAAGCTGCCTGCTTGCAAATGATACATGAAAGAAAATTGATTTCTGGCTATGAATCACCTATGCAATTGCCAGTAAAACCTGAAATAATGACACCTCTAATTCGAGGTCTCCCTGAGTCCCTTAGACCGACTGCAATCCTCCTTCAAAAAACCATTGCATCTATCACCCCTGTAGACAGGCTAGACAGATTTCTTGGCAATCCTACTGACCAAACTGGTTCCACTAGCCCAAGTTTCACGTCTCTTGCAACTCCTGCCCAACCTTTAAGCATACAATCTGACAATAGCCATAAAGTGTGGACGTGGAGCCAAGTTGCAGAAGAGTTAATTAGTTACAGCAGAAAATATGGACCAGTGAATCTCCCAGATGATAAGCCTGAGAAAACCAGAGGAGTCAGGCACATTGCATCTCCAaatgaaaaaccagaaaagggGAAACAAATCTCTAGTCGCCAACAGTTGTGGCTGCTGGGACTAAAAAGGGGAGTGCCACGAGAAGTGATGGACGGCTTACCATATGAAAAAttagttaaaataatttcaaactgGCGCA TTCCAGCAGCAGACCCCGCCTACGCCCGGCCCCTGGAGGATTGA